GGAGAAACCGACGATGTGGCGCAGCGGCGCACGCAGGTCGTGCGAGACGGAGTAGGAGAACGCTTCCAGTTCCTTGTTGGCGCGGCCCAGTTCTTCGGCCAGCTCCGCCATCTGCTCGGCGCGCTCCAGCGCGATGCCCAGCAGCGCCGTGCGGAACTCCAGCGCCATCTCGATCTCGCCCGGGTGCCATGGCGCGCTGCGGCCGTGGATCGTCTCGCGCCACGTGGCAAAGCTGGTGCGCGGCGTCAGCTGGGCCGGTCCGGCCCCCGGCGCTTCCTTCGCGTGTGGATTTCCGGCCCAATCCACCGTATGCACGAACTCGGGCCGGAACCACAGCAGGTAGTGCTTGTGGATGCGCGAGATCGGCATCGCCAGCAGGCCGCTGGCGCAATGCAGGAAAGCAGCCGCCGGCGCGTAGTGCTCGGCCAGGCGGTCCGTGTGGAACAGGTCGCCATGGGTATGCTGGTCCAGCCAGCCGATCAGCGCACGCACCTGTTCTTCCCCCGGCGTGTCGCCGTAGCTGACGAGGCGGTCGTCCACGACGACGGCGGCGCCCCCGCGCGGGCGAAGTGCAGCAGTTCGGGGAACACGCTCCCCATGTTCTCGATGAAGTTGGCCCCTTGCGTCAGGCCCGCCAGCACGGACACCATGACGCGCCGTACTTCCAGGCGGAACTGCAGCTCGTCGGCATCCTCGCGGCTGGTGATGCGCAGCGCCAGGATGTGTCCCAGCTGCTCGCAGGCCGTGCGCTTGTCGAACGGGATATGGCAGGGCGCCGCGTTGTGGCAGGAGATCAGCCCCCACAGCCGGCCCCTTACCATCAGCGACAAGGACATCGACGCCAGCGTCTCCATGTTGCGCATGTACTGCAGGTGGATCGGCGAGACGCTGCGCAGGGCGGCGAACGACAGGTCGTTGGGCGCGCCCGTCAGCGGGTTGTGCGGCGGGACCAGCCGTGAGGGCGTGTAGTTGGCATCGCTGATCAGGCGGATGCGGTTGGCGGCATACAGTTCGCGCGCCTGGCGCGGGATGTCGGAAGCGGGGAAGCGCTGGCCCAGGTAGGACGGCAGCGAACCGTCGTTGCTTTCGGCCAGCACGTGGCCATGGCCTTCGGCATCGAACTTGTACACCAGCACGCGGCCGTAGCCGGTAACGGCCCGGATCTCGTCGGCCGCGGTGCGGCTCATCTGCTCGACGCTGTCGTGGTCGTTGAGCTGCTGCAGGAAGTCGCCGACCAGCGGATACAGGTGGCGGAAGTCGGCGGCGCCCGCCCGCGTCATCGCCTCGAACTCCAGCATCAGCAGTGCATCGTAGCGGTGTGCCAACACGTCGAAGCAGCACTCGTCGCCCTCGGCCAGCCGGATCGTGGCCGCAAAGCTGGGCCGCTCGCGCACGCGCGCGCCTGCCAGCTCCGCCTGCAACTGGGCGGCGGCGGCTACGCCGATGGCGTCCGCCAGCGTGCCGCCCAGTACCGCCTCGGGGGCTTGCCCAGGTGCCGCGGCAGGTTGTCGCTGGCCTGCACGACGCGCCCGTCCGGGTCCAGCGCCAGCACGAAGCCATGCGGCTGGATACTGCCCGGCGTGCGGATCGGTTCCTGCTCGCAACTGCTGAGATCGAGCGTCGCGCTGACTTGTGGTGTCAAACTTGTCATGGACAGAATTCTAACGGCAAACGCGGCCGGTTGTGCGGCCCGGCGCCCTGCCAGCGTGCTTCAGCGTACGCTTTGCACCAGGAAGGAGCCTTGGCCGCAGCTCTTCGCCGCACGCTTCGACTCGTCCGGCGCGCACGTGCGCGAGTGGCCGTCCTTGTCGTAGCAGGCACGCACTTCGCGCAGGAAACGGCCGGCGCCGGTGCAGAACGGGAGCACGGATTCGTCGGCCAGACTGGGGTTGGCCTTGCGGAATTCTTCCTTGAACTGGGCCGCCGTCACGCGCACTGGCTGGGCGGGCTTGCGGTAGGGCGCAGGGATCGCCAGGCCGTCCTTCAGCCGGGCCGACAGGGCCAGGTAGTCCTCGGCCGGCAGGCCCGAGCACGTGCCGTGCTTGGACCACTCATGCCCGATCAGCTTGGGGGATGGGTAGATCTTCTCGTATTTTGCCCGGGCCGCGTCGGGCAGCGGGTCGTTCGAGCAGTTCTGCGGGTAGCCCTTCTCGAACTGCGGCCACAGCCCGTGCAGCACGAAGCCCAGCTGGCGCCCGGTGGCGCACTGCTGCGGGTCCCTGCCGCCGTTGCCGGCGCAGTATTGCGGCGACCAGCTGAGCGCCAGCGCGTAGTAATCGAACTTGCCGGGCTCGGAACCCTGCGCCTTGCGGCTGCGCGCCTCGGCGGCGCCGCACAGCAGGGCGGCGGCCAGCGCGGGCAGCAGGACCAGCGTCCTGGTCGTTTTGGTGATATTCATGTCGGCATCCTGTCAAGGTCGCCGCACTGAGGCGGCGGGTGCGACGATTATAGCCACATCGACGATGACGACAAGACATCGTCTTGCCGAAAAAACGGTGACTGTCACCGTTTTTTTGGCAATGCTACAGCGCGGTGCGCAGGGCGAACAGTTCCGGGAACAGCACCACGTCCAGCATCTTCTTCAGGTAGCTGACGCCGGCGGTACCGCCCGTGCCCGTCTTGAAGCCGATCACGCGCTCGACGGTCGTGACGTGGCGGAAGCGCCAGAAGCGGAACGCCGTCTCCAGGTCCACCAGCTTCTCGGCCAGCTCGTACAGCGCCCAGTAGCGTTCCGGTTCGCGGTAGACGGCCAGCCAGGCTTCCTTGACGGAGTCGTCGGCCACCGTCGGCAGCGTGGGATCGACGGCCAGCCGCGCCTGCGACACGGGCAAGCCGTGCCGGGCCAGCACCCGGATCGCCTCGTCGTAGACGGACGGTTCCTCCAGCGCGCGGCGCAGGATGGCGTGCGCATCCGCACGCGTTTCGTGCACCTTCAGCAGGTTGGCGTTCTTGTTGCCCAGTACAAACTCGATCTCGCGGTACTGGTGCGACTGGAAACCCGAGGACGCGCCCAGGTAGGGCCGGATGGCCGTGTACTCGGGCGGCGTCAGCGTCGCCAGCACATCCCAGGCATGCACCAGCTGGTCCATGATGCGGGCCACCCGGGCCAGCATCTTGAACGCGGGCGCCAGGTCATCGTTCTTCAGGTGGGCGCGCACGGCATGCATCTCGTGCAGCATCAGCTTCATCCACAGTTCGCTGGTCTGGTGCTGGACGATGAACAGCATCTCGTTATGGTTCGGCGACAGCGGATGCTGCGCGTTCAGGATCT
This is a stretch of genomic DNA from Pseudoduganella chitinolytica. It encodes these proteins:
- a CDS encoding GAF domain-containing protein; amino-acid sequence: MRERPSFAATIRLAEGDECCFDVLAHRYDALLMLEFEAMTRAGAADFRHLYPLVGDFLQQLNDHDSVEQMSRTAADEIRAVTGYGRVLVYKFDAEGHGHVLAESNDGSLPSYLGQRFPASDIPRQARELYAANRIRLISDANYTPSRLVPPHNPLTGAPNDLSFAALRSVSPIHLQYMRNMETLASMSLSLMVRGRLWGLISCHNAAPCHIPFDKRTACEQLGHILALRITSREDADELQFRLEVRRVMVSVLAGLTQGANFIENMGSVFPELLHFARAGAPPSSWTTASSATATRRGKNRCVR
- a CDS encoding ribonuclease T2; protein product: MNITKTTRTLVLLPALAAALLCGAAEARSRKAQGSEPGKFDYYALALSWSPQYCAGNGGRDPQQCATGRQLGFVLHGLWPQFEKGYPQNCSNDPLPDAARAKYEKIYPSPKLIGHEWSKHGTCSGLPAEDYLALSARLKDGLAIPAPYRKPAQPVRVTAAQFKEEFRKANPSLADESVLPFCTGAGRFLREVRACYDKDGHSRTCAPDESKRAAKSCGQGSFLVQSVR
- the kynA gene encoding tryptophan 2,3-dioxygenase, producing the protein MSEPTKPADWHGAQLDFSKSMSYGDYLGLEQILNAQHPLSPNHNEMLFIVQHQTSELWMKLMLHEMHAVRAHLKNDDLAPAFKMLARVARIMDQLVHAWDVLATLTPPEYTAIRPYLGASSGFQSHQYREIEFVLGNKNANLLKVHETRADAHAILRRALEEPSVYDEAIRVLARHGLPVSQARLAVDPTLPTVADDSVKEAWLAVYREPERYWALYELAEKLVDLETAFRFWRFRHVTTVERVIGFKTGTGGTAGVSYLKKMLDVVLFPELFALRTAL